A single Anopheles funestus chromosome 2RL, idAnoFuneDA-416_04, whole genome shotgun sequence DNA region contains:
- the LOC125764884 gene encoding serine protease 7-like: MLTILWKVLLVVVVFGGETVTAGDRSCQTRSDKPQEGRCVSVAKCPAIKQHLLRLQFRPADRFEAFLSERACGYGKDGTLHVCCTGKIASEHRIELVPNDSHECPDECTPIEDCPAVFGRSMVLQKRYDRRLHKLLRDNFCYEQSGQLFVCCDTERYPNSITAGTRQLAKRVSWQPCVTPFGDDGKCVPPARCAMVDNPDTIASELEAFTIGCDPVGNQSQLCCTESLLIFDQEAGKECETQDGLEGMCTESERCLDFIECDEQDVYVRQNWCYTNLQQVDYLCCGLTRIKQPPQVEFGERAGEDLPPCTTVINRAGYCVPLAQCGPVARLLRLISTRGTSATPDEARFLRASICTAPEGATGYHVCCDVTAVQTTTTAAPITTAPTTVAPATASLVNHPNTRFFDRANCGLPATNNKIAFGQQARLFQYPWMAMIVYMSSTSGTESSECAGTIINVRYILTAAHCIDGQMERMRYVRIGEFDTRTDPDCEEDTCAAPIQRYGVEDAVYHPNFTRIVRSGHDVGLLRLNRSIDFSSGDVSPVCLPFTSSLMGFDPTLYWITGWGLTERLEVSPVLLQARIPPVSCSLSSYAICAGFGNATLHCEGDSGGPMKAQVPEYNFRFVQYGVISAGPRCGTQGVPGISSRVSFFMQWILDNIKA; this comes from the exons ATGTTGACGATTCTTTGGAAGGTGCTATTGGTGGTAGTTGTGTTCGGTGGTGAGACGGTCACTGCTGGCGATCGATCATGCCAGACACGTTCGGACAAACCGCAGGAAGGACGGTGCGTTTCGGTGGCCAAATGTCCGGCAATCAAACAACACCTGCTACGGCTGCAATTCCGTCCCGCCGATcggtttgaagcttttttgaGTGAGCGTGCCTGCGGCTATGGAAAGGATGGC ACTTTGCATGTGTGCTGTACGGGGAAGATAGCATCCGAGCATCGGATAGAGTTGGTCCCGAATGATTCTCACGAGTGTCCCGATGAGTGTACCCCGATTGAGGATTGTCCGGCCGTTTTTGGGCGGAGCATGGTACTGCAGAAGCGGTACGATCGTCGCCTACACAAATTGTTGCGGGATAACTTCTGCTACGAACAGTCGGGACAGTTGTTTGTGTGCTGTGACACGGAACGTTACCCTAACTCCATCACTGCCGGTACGCGGCAGCTGGCAAAGCGCGTAAGCTGGCAACCTTGTGTGACGCCATTTGGTGATGATGGAAAATGTGTACCACCGGCCCGCTGTGCCATGGTTGATAACCCGGATACGATCGCCTCAGAGCTGGAAGCGTTCACGATCGGTTGCGATCCAGTGGGCAATCAGTCGCAGCTATGCTGCACCGAATCGCTGCTCATCTTCGACCAGGAAGCGGGTAAAGAGTGCGAAACACAGGATGGATTAGAGGGCATGTGCACGGAATCGGAGCGCTGTTTAGATTTCATCGAGTGCGATGAACAGGACGTGTACGTACGGCAGAATTGGTGCTACACGAACCTGCAGCAGGTGGACTATTTGTGCTGTGGTCTCACTCGCATCAAGCAGC CCCCGCAGGTTGAGTTTGGAGAACGAGCAGGAGAGGACCTACCGCCGTGCACCACGGTCATCAATCGGGCCGGGTATTGTGTTCCGCTCGCTCAATGTGGACCAGTAGCAAGGCTATTACGTCTGATATCTACCCGCGGGACATCTGCAACACCGGACGAGGCACGTTTTTTGAGGGCATCGATTTGTACTGCACCGGAAGGG GCTACCGGATATCATGTCTGTTGTGATGTTACAGCCGTTCAAACTACGACCACAGCTGCACCGATCACTACGGCACCGACAACTGTCGCACCAGCCACAGCGAGTCTGGTCAACCATCCTAATACGAGGTTCTTCGATCGTGCCAACTGTGGTCTTCCGGCTACTAACAACAAGATCGCCTTTGGTCAGCAGGCCCGTCTGTTTCAGTATCCGTGGATGGCAATGATCGTGTATATGTCCAGCACGTCCGGGACGGAAAGTTCGGAATGTGCTGGTACGATCATCAACGTTCGCTACATTCTAACGGCAGCACACTGTATCGATGGCCAGATGGAGCGAAT GCGATATGTAAGAATCGGAGAGTTCGATACTCGTACAGATCCAGATTGTGAGGAGGACACGTGTGCCGCACCGATCCAACGGTACGGGGTGGAAGATGCTGTCTACCATCCGAACTTTACACGCATTGTTCGTTCCGGGCATGACGTTGGTCTGCTGCGGTTAAACCGATCGATCGACTTTAGTTCTGGTGACGTCTCACCAGTATGCCTTCCGTTTACCAGCAGCTTGATGGGGTTCGATCCTACGCTGTACTGGATTACCGGCTGGGGATTGACCGAACGGCTGGAAGTTAGTCCGGTTCTGTTGCAGGCGCGCATACCACCGGTATCCTGCAGCCTGAGCAGTTATGCAATTTGTGCCGGATTTGGCAATGCCACACTACACTGCGAGGGTGATTCGGGTGGTCCAATGAAGGCGCAAGTACCTGAGTATAACTTCCGGTTTGTGCAGTACGGTGTGATTTCGGCAGGGCCACGATGTGGTACGCAAGGTGTGCCAGGGATAAGCTCGAGAGTTTCATTCTTTATGCAATGGATTTTGGATAATATAAAAGCTTAA
- the LOC125765850 gene encoding uncharacterized protein LOC125765850, protein MNECFVGSGHIEELLTELLPYLSLYNPRAKVLLITQDMDDQELAELFHVAWYKYRLLQIIVLNHHGNETIESCVFNPFRKGLSPELHILPTTKSDLHCNLLVDGNELELYNRELTSFIDDRVYYLNGYPLNIAMHVSNGSTSAYDCILGTVSFTDIDQEILSIMQKLMNFSMILHKNELELSIGYIHQNGTPVGTLGLIENNLIDLAANSRIIHNYDTKNLLYLHYISTEKLVFITPRNFFKNRDKTQVFINPFSVAYMLTNMLLSFGVPMIIFLLEYAARKLDVPRETSNYSFGTKVLNLVGIIYNVSVKLPRAARKRWIIVGLLVYNIVSYPIWQGVTIRYLHPSNQQVNNINSLEELIETDLELKVSHYHEHIVRHEGPHFQNPVYNALSNRLSTKNTSSLRDSIEQIIIHRDSALLIADEYVPLVLAGNYKWIPGKPDAIWPIQKPVYEFYKSMAVPKTSPFVGTFNVIVLHCVEAGMNDRFMHQLETVVQLMKIRRIREHPSVPDYIVFNMEHLQPLFIFYFAMLLLSSGIFLIELIVKRIERARSSQMIHPGEKYVPFEFTL, encoded by the coding sequence ATGAACGAATGCTTTGTGGGTTCCGGACACATTGAGGAGCTGCTAACGGAGCTGCTACCGTACCTTTCGCTGTATAACCCACGCGCCAAAGTGCTACTGATAACGCAGGATATGGATGATCAAGAGCTAGCTGAACTGTTCCATGTTGCCTGGTACAAATATCGATTGTTGCAGATCATTGTACTGAATCACCATGGCAATGAGACAATAGAAAGCTGTGTGTTCAATCCCTTCCGGAAGGGGCTTTCGCCGGAACTACACATTTTGCCAACAACTAAATCCGACTTGCACTGCAACCTGCTGGTGGATGGGAATGAACTGGAGCTATACAATCGAGAGTTGACTAGCTTCATTGACGATCGCGTATATTATCTGAACGGATATCCTTTGAACATTGCGATGCACGTTAGCAACGGGTCGACTTCGGCGTATGACTGCATTTTGGGTACGGTTAGTTTCACGGACATTGATCAGGAAATTCTTTCCATTATGCAAAAACTCATGAACTTCAGCATGATTCTACACAAAAACGAACTCGAGCTATCGATCGGATATATCCACCAGAACGGAACACCCGTCGGTACGCTTGGGTTGATTGAGAACAATCTGATCGATTTGGCGGCGAACTCACGCATCATCCACAACTATGATACGAAGAATTTGCTATACCTGCACTATATCTCCACGGAGAAGCTGGTCTTTATAACGCCGCGAAATTTCTTCAAGAATCGCGACAAAACGCAGGTGTTCATTAATCCATTTAGCGTGGCATACATGCTAACAAATATGCTATTATCTTTCGGTGTTCCGATGATTATCTTTTTGCTTGAGTATGCCGCCCGCAAACTTGACGTACCCAGAGAAACGAGCAACTATTCGTTCGGCACCAAAGTGCTCAACCTCGTGGGAATTATCTACAACGTATCAGTGAAATTGCCCCGGGCTGCCCGCAAGCGCTGGATTATCGTTGGGCTGCTGGTGTATAACATCGTGTCGTATCCGATCTGGCAAGGTGTCACTATACGGTACCTGCACCCAAGCAATCAGCAGGTGAACAATATTAACAGTCTTGAGGAGTTGATTGAAACGGACCTTGAACTGAAGGTGTCACATTACCACGAGCACATCGTACGTCATGAGGGACCACACTTTCAAAATCCAGTGTACAACGCACTTTCAAATCGATTATCtacaaaaaatacatcctCATTGCGCGATTCCATTGAGCAGATTATAATCCACCGCGATTCTGCACTGCTTATCGCTGATGAATACGTTCCGCTCGTGTTGGCCGGAAATTACAAGTGGATACCGGGCAAACCGGATGCCATATGGCCCATTCAGAAACCGGTGTACGAGTTTTACAAATCGATGGCCGTTCCGAAAACGTCTCCATTCGTTGGTACGTTTAATGTGATTGTCTTGCACTGTGTTGAGGCTGGGATGAACGATCGGTTCATGCATCAACTGGAGACGGTGGTACAGTTGATGAAAATTAGACGCATCCGGGAGCATCCTTCCGTGCCGGATTACATTGTGTTCAATATGGAACATTTGCAGCcactgtttattttttatttcgctatGCTATTGTTATCGAGTGGAATTTTCCTGATCGAACTCATTGTTAAGCGTATAGAACGTGCACGTTCCTCGCAAATGATACATCCTGGTGAAAAGTATGTACCATTTGAATTTACCCTTTGA